In Mesoaciditoga lauensis cd-1655R = DSM 25116, a single genomic region encodes these proteins:
- a CDS encoding MFS transporter: MENLEKYLDEAKLDKYHFKAMFVSGMGFFTDAYDLFIIGIALSILAPLWKLTPSQIGVIGSTSLVSAFIGSFVFGRIADKLGRKKVYGVEAIIMTIGALLSAVSPNFAWMVFSRFLLGVGIGGDYPVSAVIMSEYSNKKDRGKLVGLVFSMQALGLIVGPLVALLLISLSLPLDLSWRLMLAFGSIPSMMVIYLRRKIPESPRYTAQVMGDVENAARAIENFRGVQVKAKTVAKGDKRKATLKGFFTNKTYMLTLFGTAGSWFMLDYAYYGNTISTSFIINSISPHMTLLSKIWSSFLIFSVFALPGYILAILFMDKLGRKTIQLFGFLIMGITFLIIGLFPEIKQNFTLFLTLYGVSYFFTEFGPNTTTFVIPSELFPTEYRATGHGFSAGIAKVGAFLGVLLFPIIIHSFGTSGTFIFVSLFAFAGMVITLTLPESKGKSLEKISEEISLRSVKQSAN; this comes from the coding sequence ATGGAAAATTTGGAAAAATACCTGGACGAAGCAAAATTAGATAAGTATCATTTTAAAGCGATGTTTGTATCTGGAATGGGCTTCTTTACCGATGCGTATGATTTGTTCATAATAGGGATTGCCCTTTCGATACTCGCGCCTTTGTGGAAACTTACTCCTTCACAAATTGGGGTAATAGGAAGCACATCCTTGGTGTCCGCATTTATAGGTTCTTTTGTATTCGGAAGGATAGCAGACAAATTGGGAAGAAAAAAAGTTTACGGTGTTGAAGCCATCATAATGACTATAGGTGCTTTGCTGTCGGCTGTATCACCAAATTTCGCCTGGATGGTTTTTTCCAGGTTTTTGCTGGGAGTAGGCATAGGAGGAGATTATCCGGTTAGTGCCGTTATAATGAGCGAATACTCCAACAAGAAAGACAGGGGAAAACTCGTTGGGTTGGTCTTTTCGATGCAAGCGTTAGGCCTCATTGTTGGACCGCTGGTAGCCCTTCTTTTGATATCACTTTCGCTCCCACTTGATCTGTCATGGCGTCTTATGTTGGCGTTTGGATCCATTCCATCCATGATGGTTATCTATTTAAGGAGGAAGATTCCTGAATCGCCACGTTACACCGCGCAGGTGATGGGAGATGTGGAAAACGCCGCACGGGCTATAGAGAATTTCAGGGGTGTTCAAGTAAAAGCTAAGACTGTTGCTAAAGGTGATAAACGCAAAGCTACTTTGAAAGGTTTTTTCACGAACAAAACTTACATGCTCACGCTTTTTGGAACGGCTGGAAGTTGGTTTATGTTGGACTACGCATATTATGGCAACACAATTTCAACTTCTTTCATTATAAATTCGATTTCTCCACACATGACGTTGCTTTCAAAGATATGGAGTAGTTTCCTGATATTCAGTGTTTTCGCATTGCCTGGTTATATCTTAGCCATACTCTTCATGGATAAGCTGGGAAGAAAAACCATACAACTTTTTGGTTTTTTGATCATGGGAATAACGTTTTTGATCATAGGGCTTTTCCCGGAGATAAAACAGAATTTCACCTTATTTTTGACGCTTTACGGTGTAAGTTATTTCTTCACGGAATTTGGCCCTAACACCACCACTTTTGTCATCCCCTCTGAACTTTTTCCCACTGAATACAGGGCAACAGGACACGGATTTTCTGCTGGCATAGCCAAAGTAGGGGCATTTTTGGGCGTTTTGCTCTTTCCCATAATCATCCATTCTTTTGGCACAAGTGGAACATTCATATTCGTTTCACTTTTTGCCTTTGCCGGAATGGTAATAACTTTAACGTTGCCGGAATCTAAGGGAAAGAGTTTAGAGAAAATATCGGAGGAAATTTCTCTAAGAAGTGTAAAACAATCTGCAAATTGA
- a CDS encoding 2-hydroxyacid dehydrogenase, translated as MKIIFTNRLTKDWLEKIDQLRKEFSSVEFITFREIEHPRTLLKEADGVVGGHFAPEEIENAKNLKVIFVPWTGVNMLPWDVIRKKKIIVTNTHSNARTVAERAVALALSLTGRIVEFHNDLQMGIWHGFPVGLPESDYWTSVYGKTCAIVGFGNIGKNIARMMKAFECRIIAFKKHQDENIPEYSDELASDLETAVSKGDIIFVALPLTAETKGLFDEKIFSKMKGKFIVNVSRGEILDEKALYEALKNGTLAGAAIDTWYQYPSGPSHVTLPSRYPIHTFRNVVLSPHMAGVTRQNMTAMADDTVETIRAYLKDGKIRNKVDPNLTY; from the coding sequence TTGAAGATCATTTTTACAAATCGTTTGACAAAGGATTGGCTTGAAAAAATAGACCAATTAAGAAAGGAATTTTCAAGTGTTGAATTCATAACGTTCAGAGAAATAGAACATCCACGTACTCTTCTTAAAGAAGCTGATGGCGTTGTCGGGGGTCATTTTGCACCAGAAGAAATAGAAAATGCTAAGAACTTGAAGGTCATCTTCGTTCCATGGACAGGAGTAAACATGCTTCCGTGGGATGTGATAAGAAAGAAAAAAATAATCGTCACAAATACCCATTCCAACGCAAGAACTGTTGCGGAGCGGGCAGTCGCCCTGGCACTATCTTTAACGGGTAGAATTGTGGAATTCCATAACGATCTTCAAATGGGAATATGGCATGGTTTTCCCGTTGGACTTCCAGAAAGCGACTATTGGACATCCGTGTATGGTAAAACGTGTGCAATAGTTGGCTTTGGAAACATAGGAAAAAACATAGCCAGAATGATGAAAGCTTTTGAGTGCCGCATTATCGCCTTCAAAAAGCATCAAGATGAAAACATACCAGAGTACTCTGATGAATTGGCGTCCGATCTAGAAACAGCGGTTTCAAAAGGGGATATCATCTTCGTAGCTTTACCTCTTACCGCGGAAACGAAAGGTTTATTTGATGAAAAAATCTTTTCAAAAATGAAGGGAAAGTTCATAGTAAACGTAAGCAGAGGAGAAATCCTTGACGAAAAAGCTTTGTACGAAGCGTTGAAAAATGGCACTTTAGCCGGCGCTGCAATAGACACATGGTATCAATATCCTTCAGGCCCATCACACGTAACGCTTCCGTCGCGCTATCCAATACACACGTTTAGAAATGTCGTTCTATCACCTCATATGGCAGGCGTGACAAGACAAAACATGACGGCAATGGCTGATGATACTGTAGAGACGATTAGAGCTTATCTGAAGGACGGAAAGATAAGAAACAAAGTGGATCCAAACTTGACATATTGA
- a CDS encoding amidohydrolase, protein MKTLFKNGKVFPISSNSFVGDVLVEDGKIKEIGAVNETDADEVVELNGKYLFPGFVDAHSHIGLYEEGVGAYYASDGNEMTDPITPHVRAIDAFNPADPAIPRALSGGITTVMILPGSANPIGGQGAILKLNPTNVDKMIVKSPAGMKMAFGENPKRVYGEQKKTPATRLGVAAVVRDFFMKVQDYMAEKALAKEEGKPFTKRDSKLEIGELVLSKKIPARIHAHRADDILTAIRIAEEFDFDFVIEHGTEGYKIVDVLREKNVKVVAGPLLTFRTKYELKDMTMKALKILIENGIIASLMCDHPVIPLEYSTVQAATALRHGSKEEDLLKMLTINPAKILGMENRIGTIEKGKDADLVIWTGHPFDMHSVVESVYIGGEKIL, encoded by the coding sequence ATGAAAACGTTATTTAAAAACGGGAAAGTATTTCCCATATCTTCCAATTCATTCGTAGGTGATGTGCTGGTAGAAGATGGAAAGATAAAAGAGATCGGAGCCGTGAACGAAACGGATGCCGATGAGGTTGTAGAACTAAATGGAAAGTATCTATTCCCAGGGTTCGTGGACGCACATTCGCATATAGGTTTATACGAAGAGGGCGTAGGTGCCTATTACGCCTCAGATGGAAATGAAATGACAGACCCTATAACTCCTCATGTGCGAGCGATAGATGCGTTTAATCCTGCAGATCCAGCGATACCCCGTGCACTCAGTGGCGGAATAACAACCGTTATGATCTTGCCTGGCAGCGCCAACCCAATTGGAGGACAAGGTGCGATATTGAAGCTTAACCCAACAAACGTGGATAAGATGATCGTAAAATCCCCAGCTGGCATGAAGATGGCTTTTGGAGAGAATCCAAAACGCGTGTATGGAGAACAAAAGAAAACGCCCGCTACCCGTTTGGGAGTCGCAGCCGTTGTGAGGGACTTTTTCATGAAAGTTCAAGATTACATGGCTGAAAAAGCGTTGGCAAAAGAAGAAGGAAAGCCTTTTACGAAAAGAGATTCGAAACTCGAAATAGGAGAATTGGTGTTAAGCAAAAAAATACCTGCCAGAATCCATGCGCACAGGGCAGATGATATTTTAACGGCCATTCGCATAGCGGAAGAATTTGATTTCGATTTTGTAATAGAGCACGGTACAGAGGGATACAAAATAGTGGATGTACTGAGAGAGAAAAATGTCAAAGTCGTGGCAGGACCGCTTTTAACGTTTAGAACCAAATACGAACTCAAAGATATGACGATGAAAGCTTTGAAGATATTGATAGAAAATGGTATCATAGCTTCGCTGATGTGCGATCATCCGGTAATTCCCCTTGAATATTCTACAGTTCAGGCCGCAACGGCGTTAAGGCACGGTTCTAAAGAAGAGGATCTCTTGAAAATGCTCACGATCAACCCGGCAAAGATACTTGGAATGGAAAACAGGATAGGCACTATAGAAAAAGGAAAAGATGCCGATCTGGTAATATGGACAGGTCATCCCTTTGACATGCATTCAGTGGTGGAATCTGTCTACATAGGAGGAGAAAAAATACTTTGA
- a CDS encoding DUF3919 family protein — MRTRWMILVFIVFATFLTMAFVSNKNKEYSKVHFIDDEKEVIEKYESTVPLKIVFGVEHLPEIEIVNPDLLFEIWSKIKNLPVFEYVKSGKSSDDEVSFNGKVYFLNKENKEIQVSGDIRVGDKVYGMEDNPAVKYIHSLMEERVFSVENLVKTLEVRENQIEIFTNSSEVKGKNGKVTRICELLQKSVRVEDSKEIGEVLVKYRTPTYEIEVLSGGKEFLRFEILNDEYCSVYYKGNFVELLRIANNS; from the coding sequence ATGAGAACGCGATGGATGATTTTGGTTTTTATAGTATTTGCCACGTTTCTAACAATGGCGTTCGTAAGTAACAAAAACAAGGAGTATAGTAAAGTTCATTTCATAGATGACGAAAAAGAAGTGATAGAAAAATACGAATCCACGGTTCCTCTGAAAATAGTCTTTGGGGTGGAACATTTGCCTGAAATTGAGATCGTAAATCCCGATCTGTTGTTTGAAATATGGTCCAAAATTAAAAATTTGCCCGTTTTTGAATACGTTAAAAGTGGTAAATCAAGTGATGATGAGGTAAGTTTCAATGGGAAAGTGTACTTTTTAAACAAGGAGAATAAAGAAATCCAGGTAAGTGGGGATATCAGGGTGGGCGATAAGGTTTATGGCATGGAAGACAATCCCGCAGTAAAATACATTCATTCACTCATGGAAGAGAGAGTTTTTTCCGTAGAGAACCTCGTAAAAACCCTTGAAGTGCGTGAGAATCAGATTGAAATTTTCACAAACAGCAGTGAAGTAAAAGGTAAAAATGGAAAGGTAACGCGAATATGTGAGTTACTTCAAAAGTCTGTACGTGTTGAGGATTCAAAAGAAATAGGAGAAGTCCTTGTTAAATACAGGACTCCTACTTATGAGATAGAAGTTTTAAGCGGCGGGAAAGAATTTTTAAGATTTGAAATTCTCAACGATGAATATTGCTCTGTATATTACAAAGGAAACTTCGTCGAACTTCTTCGAATTGCAAATAACTCTTAA
- a CDS encoding sensor histidine kinase, with amino-acid sequence MRTRLGVKLLISNILSTSVILIFVFLFTSYSFKDAMMTKILDKLVSYSQDGQIYVMNRIKDYKYKNVNERLAELAPFISNYLSSKYSVRVQIFDGRKRLLSDSFPAKKYHVYQDVHYAESGMKSYIVKKDENEEMLFLSSPIYYGSETTGVIRFIYPLSKDMAVVERMKMWLLGISAVSIILIILSNSMLTSGIVKPIRILKESAEKMRKGNFDSPAKIKSNDEIEELAITFNEMSQSLKEYIDSLKEEKEKQKNFTDNITHELKTPISIILGHAELLKKIKSADDREKSVNYIISESEKLLKQVEELLYISKLNKPSFELVKKEEDIETIVQRCVALLRPRFEKFSIKISSNVEHRNLIFDSKRIKEVLLNVFDNAIKHSKCTKIEINGKMKGGNYVLKVKDNGKGMDEKIASELQKDELFPFYERNSGLGLKISKMIMKKHGGDLHLESVKGEGTIVILELKA; translated from the coding sequence GTGAGGACTAGACTAGGGGTAAAACTCTTAATTTCCAACATTTTAAGCACAAGCGTTATACTGATTTTCGTCTTTCTTTTTACTTCTTATTCCTTCAAGGATGCGATGATGACAAAAATTCTAGATAAATTGGTAAGCTACAGTCAAGACGGTCAGATCTACGTCATGAATCGCATAAAGGATTACAAGTACAAAAACGTAAATGAAAGACTGGCGGAACTTGCGCCATTTATTTCCAACTACCTTTCTTCAAAATACAGCGTAAGAGTTCAGATATTCGATGGAAGAAAAAGACTTCTTTCTGACTCATTTCCCGCAAAGAAATACCACGTTTACCAGGATGTTCATTACGCTGAAAGTGGAATGAAGAGTTACATAGTGAAAAAAGATGAAAATGAGGAAATGCTCTTTCTTTCTAGCCCAATTTATTACGGGAGCGAAACAACGGGAGTTATTCGATTTATATATCCATTGTCCAAAGATATGGCAGTCGTTGAGAGAATGAAAATGTGGTTGCTCGGTATAAGTGCCGTATCCATAATTCTCATAATTTTATCCAACAGTATGCTCACTTCCGGCATAGTAAAACCGATAAGGATTTTGAAAGAAAGCGCTGAAAAGATGAGAAAAGGGAATTTTGATTCCCCAGCGAAAATAAAAAGCAACGATGAAATCGAGGAGCTTGCGATCACTTTTAACGAGATGTCTCAGAGTTTGAAAGAGTACATAGATTCCCTGAAAGAAGAAAAAGAAAAGCAAAAAAACTTCACTGATAACATAACACACGAACTTAAAACGCCGATTTCCATTATTCTTGGACACGCAGAACTGCTAAAAAAGATAAAGTCTGCAGATGACAGGGAAAAATCGGTGAATTACATAATTTCAGAAAGCGAAAAGCTTTTAAAGCAAGTGGAAGAACTTTTGTACATTTCTAAGTTGAACAAACCATCTTTTGAACTTGTGAAAAAGGAAGAGGATATAGAGACGATCGTTCAAAGATGTGTGGCACTTCTCAGGCCAAGATTTGAAAAGTTCTCTATAAAAATCTCAAGTAATGTGGAGCACCGAAATCTCATCTTCGATTCAAAAAGGATAAAAGAGGTGTTGCTTAACGTTTTTGATAACGCCATAAAACACAGCAAATGCACAAAAATAGAAATAAATGGGAAAATGAAGGGGGGAAACTACGTTTTAAAAGTGAAAGATAACGGCAAAGGAATGGATGAGAAGATCGCAAGTGAACTCCAAAAAGATGAGCTTTTTCCTTTTTACGAAAGGAATTCTGGATTGGGGCTTAAGATATCCAAGATGATAATGAAAAAGCACGGTGGCGATCTACATTTGGAATCAGTTAAGGGAGAAGGAACTATCGTTATACTGGAGTTGAAAGCATGA
- a CDS encoding response regulator transcription factor, with amino-acid sequence MNVLVVEDEMGMSDLIRMNLELENFTVFTAKNGKEGISLFKAHHPDIVVLDLKLPDMDGFQVLEKMQEMDYKIPIIILTARSSQHDKLLGLELGADDYITKPFNSKELILRIRVILKRLKKAADIENKSGIMQCGSIKLVKDSYEAFLNGKEIHLTRKEFDLMALLMKHCGRVFSREKILEKIWGFETHVDTRAVDITVQRIRKKLGEHASLVKSVYGIGYKIEVRSED; translated from the coding sequence GTGAACGTACTGGTAGTTGAAGATGAAATGGGAATGTCCGATCTGATAAGGATGAATTTGGAACTGGAAAACTTCACCGTGTTTACCGCGAAAAACGGAAAAGAGGGCATTAGCCTTTTTAAAGCTCATCATCCAGATATCGTCGTTCTTGATTTAAAACTTCCTGATATGGATGGATTTCAAGTTTTGGAAAAGATGCAAGAGATGGACTACAAGATCCCGATAATCATATTGACAGCCAGGAGTTCACAACATGATAAGTTGCTGGGTTTAGAACTCGGTGCCGATGATTACATAACAAAACCTTTTAACAGCAAGGAGCTTATCTTGAGGATAAGGGTGATCTTAAAAAGACTTAAAAAGGCGGCTGATATTGAGAATAAAAGTGGAATTATGCAGTGTGGATCGATAAAGCTGGTAAAAGATTCTTACGAGGCCTTTTTGAATGGAAAAGAAATACATCTCACCCGTAAGGAATTCGATCTGATGGCTTTGCTGATGAAACATTGTGGGCGTGTCTTTTCGCGCGAAAAGATATTGGAAAAGATATGGGGATTTGAAACTCACGTTGACACACGTGCGGTGGACATAACCGTCCAGAGAATAAGAAAAAAATTGGGTGAGCATGCTTCTCTTGTAAAGTCGGTTTACGGTATAGGCTATAAAATAGAGGTGCGAAGTGAGGACTAG
- a CDS encoding ABC transporter ATP-binding protein, which produces MGLKLEHVQKIFKTKTEETVAVKDFSLNVEKGELVTLLGPSGCGKTTTLRMIAGFEVPTNGRIILEGQDVTNMPPNKRDISMMFQSYALFPHMTVRQNIEFGLRIKRTPRDEINQKVKPLIKLVGLEGMENRRPDQISGGQQQRIALVRSLVMEPSVLLFDEPLSNLDAKLRETMRLEIRRIQKKLNITSVYVTHDQVEAMSISDRIVVMNLGQIMQIGSPKEIYSHPQNKFVADFIGKVNFIYGTIDEVLEDGYVVYSEELQQKFVGISSGKFKKGDEVIITLRPEAITYDEKDKKENSLEGKTRQYVYLGTHVEYGIELKNGKILNTLLYNPSENKGPLPNEDVKLYFSKQSCWIIPKD; this is translated from the coding sequence ATGGGTTTAAAATTAGAACACGTTCAAAAGATTTTTAAAACCAAAACGGAGGAAACAGTCGCCGTAAAGGATTTCTCTTTAAACGTTGAAAAAGGGGAGCTTGTTACGTTGCTGGGGCCTTCTGGCTGCGGAAAAACCACGACGTTGAGAATGATCGCCGGCTTTGAAGTGCCGACAAATGGCAGGATAATATTGGAAGGTCAGGACGTTACAAACATGCCTCCGAACAAACGCGACATTTCCATGATGTTTCAGAGTTATGCCCTCTTTCCTCATATGACCGTTAGGCAAAACATAGAGTTTGGTTTAAGGATAAAGAGAACTCCCAGAGATGAGATAAACCAGAAGGTGAAGCCGCTCATCAAACTCGTGGGGCTTGAAGGCATGGAAAACAGAAGGCCAGATCAAATATCTGGGGGGCAGCAGCAGAGAATAGCCCTTGTCAGAAGTTTGGTTATGGAGCCAAGTGTTTTGCTCTTTGACGAACCTCTTTCAAATTTGGATGCGAAATTGCGTGAAACGATGAGACTTGAGATAAGAAGGATTCAGAAAAAGCTTAACATCACAAGCGTGTACGTTACACATGATCAAGTTGAAGCCATGAGCATATCAGATAGAATTGTGGTCATGAACCTTGGGCAGATCATGCAGATAGGAAGCCCAAAGGAGATATATTCTCACCCTCAAAATAAGTTCGTTGCCGATTTCATAGGAAAGGTGAATTTCATATACGGAACCATAGATGAAGTGCTGGAAGATGGATATGTCGTTTACAGTGAAGAACTTCAGCAGAAATTCGTTGGCATATCTTCTGGAAAATTCAAAAAGGGAGATGAAGTTATAATAACCCTTAGACCGGAAGCCATTACCTACGATGAAAAGGACAAAAAAGAAAATTCCCTGGAAGGAAAAACGAGACAATACGTTTATTTAGGCACGCACGTGGAATATGGAATAGAGCTGAAAAATGGCAAAATCCTTAACACTCTGCTTTACAACCCTTCAGAAAATAAAGGCCCCCTTCCTAATGAAGATGTAAAGCTGTATTTCAGCAAACAGAGTTGTTGGATTATACCGAAAGATTAA
- a CDS encoding ABC transporter permease subunit, which produces MLKNPFLIAIIITIFVLLFVFVLFPLYKVFAVSFTDGTGKFSLAKYSEVFSNAYMRQGFKNSLLVGSLTALVGTLVGYIFAYSINRAGIAMKGFFKTVAVIPMVFPPFIGAMSIIMLFGFNGLITSKIFGVTNFPVYGFWGLMIAQVVTFFPVAFITLDGVLSTISPVLEDAAFNLKANRWQVFLKVVLPLSVPGITSTMLVLFIESLADFGNPLILAGSRFPVLSVQAYLQITGMFDLRAGSALAVWLLIPSLIAFVAQKYWVSKKRYVTVTGKPRSSTLKSVTPLVKWILFSICLLFALFILLIYAVIFWGAFTKAWGMNNQFTLQNFKYVFDVGFDSIKDTVTIALTSTPISAVLGMIIAFLVVRKSFTGRKSMELISMLNFAVPGTVIGIGYILAFNSKPLLLTGTFAILVLNFIFRYVPVGIQSGVSLLGQIDPSIEEAAYSLGANDRQVFTKITLPLIVPAFFSALVYAFVRAMTAISAAIFLVSADWNLMTVQILSETDAGRLSAACAYSVILISIILLFIGILKIFLKSKISVSGNYSI; this is translated from the coding sequence ATGTTAAAAAACCCATTTTTGATAGCCATAATAATAACGATCTTCGTTCTGCTGTTCGTTTTCGTCTTGTTTCCCTTGTACAAAGTTTTTGCCGTGAGTTTCACGGACGGCACAGGAAAGTTTTCACTCGCGAAGTATTCTGAAGTCTTTTCAAATGCCTACATGCGCCAAGGTTTCAAGAACAGCCTCTTAGTTGGTTCCTTAACAGCACTGGTTGGCACGCTTGTGGGTTACATCTTCGCTTATTCCATAAACAGGGCTGGCATAGCCATGAAAGGTTTCTTCAAAACCGTTGCAGTCATACCAATGGTTTTCCCACCTTTCATAGGTGCGATGTCGATAATCATGCTTTTTGGTTTTAACGGTTTGATCACCTCTAAGATCTTTGGCGTTACGAATTTCCCCGTTTACGGCTTTTGGGGCTTGATGATAGCCCAAGTCGTAACCTTTTTCCCAGTGGCTTTTATAACCCTTGATGGAGTACTTTCGACGATATCGCCAGTTTTAGAAGACGCCGCTTTCAATTTAAAAGCCAACAGATGGCAGGTTTTTCTAAAAGTGGTGTTACCGTTGTCCGTTCCTGGTATAACGAGCACAATGCTAGTCTTGTTCATAGAATCGTTGGCAGATTTTGGAAATCCGCTCATATTGGCAGGATCAAGGTTTCCAGTTTTATCCGTCCAAGCGTATTTACAGATAACGGGGATGTTTGACTTAAGAGCTGGCTCTGCGCTTGCCGTTTGGCTCCTGATACCTTCACTTATCGCTTTCGTGGCTCAGAAATACTGGGTCAGCAAAAAGAGGTATGTCACGGTTACTGGAAAACCAAGAAGCTCCACTTTGAAAAGTGTAACGCCCCTTGTAAAGTGGATCCTTTTCTCCATTTGCCTGTTATTTGCGTTGTTCATACTGCTCATATACGCCGTTATATTCTGGGGTGCTTTTACAAAGGCATGGGGTATGAACAACCAATTCACACTTCAAAATTTCAAGTACGTCTTCGATGTCGGATTTGATTCCATAAAAGACACGGTTACCATAGCGCTCACATCCACGCCAATTTCAGCCGTTTTAGGAATGATAATAGCCTTTTTAGTCGTTCGGAAATCCTTTACGGGAAGAAAATCCATGGAGCTCATTTCAATGTTGAATTTCGCCGTTCCCGGTACCGTCATAGGTATAGGATACATACTTGCATTTAATTCCAAACCACTTTTGTTAACGGGAACTTTTGCGATCTTGGTTTTGAACTTCATATTCAGATACGTGCCGGTTGGGATTCAATCAGGCGTTTCTCTGCTTGGACAAATAGATCCATCCATTGAAGAAGCGGCGTACAGCCTGGGAGCCAACGATAGGCAGGTGTTTACCAAAATCACCTTGCCGCTGATAGTTCCGGCGTTTTTCTCCGCTTTGGTGTACGCTTTTGTTAGGGCTATGACGGCCATAAGCGCCGCCATATTTTTGGTTTCGGCCGATTGGAACTTGATGACGGTTCAGATATTGAGCGAAACCGATGCGGGAAGGTTATCCGCGGCCTGCGCCTATTCCGTTATTTTGATATCCATAATACTTTTGTTCATAGGTATTTTGAAGATATTCTTGAAGAGCAAGATATCCGTCTCCGGAAATTATTCGATCTGA
- a CDS encoding ABC transporter substrate-binding protein, giving the protein MKKALIVLAILLSVFLVASSFAELIIYSSVDEANARKILNAFSRETGIKVKFVFLSSGPALARLEAEKDNPQADVWFGAPMANHIIAKERGLTQPYKTLSVYGIDPSFYDVDGYYHTFYMNPLGFGINLKVLEQIKADMPKSYQDLLKPEYKNMIVYPNPQTSGTAYSFMTGLIKLYGEKGMVSYLKKLAKNVQTYTQHGTGPSKVIGIGQAAIGIQFTPAFFQFKDEGYPIEVVFPKEGVPYESACVSIVKGAKHLKEAHALVDWLISKKGQQAIVDEKTYFYPIRSDVNFGSLQPLSTIKLLPVDEEWAAANKKRLVNIWVKEILPAK; this is encoded by the coding sequence GTGAAAAAAGCTCTGATCGTTTTAGCGATTCTCCTTTCCGTATTTTTGGTCGCATCCTCTTTTGCCGAGCTCATAATTTACAGCAGTGTGGACGAGGCCAATGCGAGAAAGATCCTGAACGCATTTTCAAGAGAAACTGGCATCAAAGTGAAATTCGTTTTTCTCTCTTCCGGACCAGCACTTGCAAGACTTGAAGCTGAAAAGGACAACCCGCAAGCTGATGTATGGTTTGGAGCTCCAATGGCGAACCACATAATCGCAAAAGAGAGAGGACTCACACAGCCTTACAAAACTTTAAGCGTTTACGGAATAGATCCCAGCTTTTACGATGTCGATGGCTATTACCACACATTCTACATGAATCCTCTTGGTTTTGGGATAAACCTCAAAGTACTTGAGCAAATCAAGGCGGATATGCCCAAATCTTACCAGGATTTGTTGAAACCAGAGTACAAGAACATGATAGTTTATCCAAATCCGCAGACTTCTGGAACAGCTTACTCCTTCATGACCGGCTTGATCAAATTGTACGGTGAAAAAGGTATGGTAAGCTACCTCAAGAAATTGGCGAAGAACGTGCAAACTTACACTCAACACGGAACGGGACCATCCAAAGTTATAGGAATAGGACAGGCCGCGATAGGAATCCAATTCACACCAGCTTTCTTCCAGTTCAAGGATGAAGGATATCCAATCGAAGTTGTTTTCCCGAAAGAAGGAGTTCCTTACGAATCAGCCTGTGTTTCCATCGTCAAAGGAGCAAAACATCTCAAAGAAGCTCATGCACTCGTGGATTGGCTCATTTCCAAGAAAGGCCAACAGGCCATCGTTGATGAAAAAACGTATTTCTACCCAATCAGAAGTGACGTGAACTTCGGAAGCTTGCAACCACTTTCCACGATAAAATTACTCCCTGTTGACGAAGAATGGGCAGCTGCAAACAAGAAACGCTTGGTCAACATCTGGGTTAAAGAAATATTGCCTGCAAAGTAA